From one Triticum urartu cultivar G1812 chromosome 3, Tu2.1, whole genome shotgun sequence genomic stretch:
- the LOC125547880 gene encoding uncharacterized protein LOC125547880, with translation MGCGASVPNGKGRKRRSVVQEVAVFIPTIRVPVATDVVQPLRGLVSKELVDRLATLRSNVVALAEDIYHGDMSAVSELRRALEEYLPVVLGLTAKEGRLEASVQFSWRTIDDDQECCLASAWYEVLSVVHMMAMLALFEANLKLIPRDGQNGAEKKVSEDSKKDVVDSLLRASGCLDYSVHHILVQIPAQIKKSFPSYLQEGMLEAISIQSLAQCVEIQLGLASECEKATLSVKRRLACEQVSYFSKAHYCLSGCDTSDSYGKKLLLFLKWKWMDAKAVAYYYHALVLDKGSEPTNHISAVCCLSAADDILAESKRACLSFCLANPITRVPPPWGIMKNMHKKIPDVAYKKFQIYGHLFEQDKKSALQSLPDLPEFPLSLRPEDYEFPGTDSIWENVDCQPQIQSLKEHLEDDPETEDSK, from the exons ATGGGGTGTGGCGCCTCGGTCCCCAACGGGAAGGGCCGGAAGCGCCGGAGCGTCGTACAGGAGGTCGCCGTGTTCATCCCGACCATCCGTGTCCCGGTGGCCACCGACGTGGTCCAACCGCTCAGGGGACTGGTTTCCAAGGAGCTCGTCGATCGCCTCGCGACGCTCCGTTCCAACGTCGTCGCGCTGGCTGAAGATATCT ATCATGGGGATATGTCGGCTGTCTCTGAACTGCGACGCGCCCTTGAGGAGTACCTGCCTGTTGTTCTTGGATTAACAGCGAAAG AGGGCCGTCTTGAAGCATCTGTGCAATTCAGCTGGAGGACCATAGACGATGACCAG GAGTGCTGTCTCGCGAGCGCGTGGTACGAAGTACTTTCTGTTGTCCACATGATGGCGATGCTTGCGCTGTTTGAGGCAAACCTCAAACTCATCCCGAGAGACGGCCAAAATGGAGCTGAAAAGAAGGTATCTGAAG ATTCAAAGAAGGATGTTGTGGACTCATTGCTCAGGGCATCAGGGTGCTTAGACTACTCCGTGCATCACATACTTGTTCAAATACCTGCACAAATTAA GAAGAGTTTTCCTAGTTACCTGCAGGAAGGTATGCTTGAGGCCATCTCAATTCAGTCTTTGGCTCAG TGTGTAGAGATACAGCTAGGATTGGCTTCTGAGTGTGAAAAGGCGACGTTGTCGGTGAAGAGGCGGCTAGCCTGCGAGCAAGTCAGCTATTTTTCAAAG GCTCACTACTGTCTGTCAGGATGCGACACGAGCGACTCGTATGGCAAGAAGCTTCTGCTCTTCCTCAAGTGGAAATGGATGGACGCCAAG GCAGTAGCATATTACTACCATGCTCTAGTGCTCGACAAGGGAAGCGAGCCGACCAACCATATAAGCGCGGTCTGCTGCCTCTCTGCAGCTGATGACATCCTTGCAGAGAGCAAGAGGGCTTGTCTGAGCTTTTGCCTGGCAAATCCCATCACAAG GGTGCCTCCTCCTTGGGGCATCATGAAGAACATGCACAAGAAAATTCCAGATGTCGCGTACAAGAAATTCCAAATATATGGGCATCTTTTCGAGCAAGACAAGAAAAG TGCCCTTCAATCCTTGCCCGATCTTCCGGAGTTTCCGCTGTCGCTGAGACCCGAAGACTACGAATTTCCGGGCACCGATTCGATCTGGGAGAATGTTGATTGCCAACCCCAGATTCAGAGCCTCAAGGAGCATCTGGAGGACGACCCAGAAACAGAGGATTCAAAATAG